One Drosophila willistoni isolate 14030-0811.24 chromosome XL unlocalized genomic scaffold, UCI_dwil_1.1 Seg142, whole genome shotgun sequence genomic window, ATGCGGTATGGAATATGGCTACAAGGACGTAGCCAGGTATGGGCAGAGGGAAGAGGGAAGAGGGATGGCAGCCATCGCCCTAGAGCGTTAATTTGTATACGTTTCGTTTTTAGCAATTCATTCAATATAAGTTAATTAATGATTtctttttcataattttttactTGGCTTACTTTTTAAGGAACTCAATGctaaatgtatttaaaatattgaaattgacTTTTCCCCCAATTTAAATCTTTCCTACGCCCTTGCTTGATTGGTCGCTGGAGACAGAAACgtaatttgaaattaatttagaagaaatttattttcttagaatgtaaatttctttataataAGACTATTTTTCGGATTAATATGAACTAAATGACTTTTTGAGATTTCcttgaatatatttattaagaaATAAAAGGAGAAGCTAAAAGATTTCAAAACACACAGATCATAAATGATATGATATTGatttgaaaaatagttaagtTCAGTCcgaaaacattataaacaacaattgaaaagATTCTAATTCTATTATTCCTTGtgtatatagaaatttatCTATTCTGAACTATGAATATCGAAAAAAGAATCGAAGTTGGAAAGTGGGTGCTATATTTCAGGGGGGTAGCCGATAAGGATATATACTAACTAATATAGTCTTTGTGTAAATCAATATAAGATagatataaatacatattttgtaTAACTCTTTTAAGTCTTGTTGAATCGGTTtcggttttttgcttttttcctTTCACTTGACATGATTTAATTGGTGTTAAATCGAACTTTGTGCACCtttttttgggtttattttgtttcattttgttgtgtttgttgttttgtggTCAAATTgctaaaaagaaaactacAAAGGAAATCGCCAACTTGCATTTGCCGCCTcataatacacacacagacacacacacacacacacacacatgcacacttGTATCTCATGTCTGCCAAGACTCTTGTCTTTGGAAAATGGATATGAAGCGTGGCAGGTtaaggttgttgttgttgttgttgctgttgttttgaCAACAGGACAGAGAATGGGACAATGGGCAAAGTAGAGTGACAAAGAGAGCAAGAGGGCAAAAGAAAGGATGAGGTATATATTTAACAGGAAGAAACCAATAAAACCTAATGATAtgaaaaaatgcaattttctgaAGCTccaacgcacacacacacacacacagagaaagagacacaAGATGATATGGGGACAGTTTAAGCCCCATTTACACTTGGCTAACTAAAAATAGCATCAAACCATTTCGTTCCAATTTTGATATGATATCGAAATTTTGTCCCAAGTCCGAAGTAAAATttatcattttcttttttgcttcttttgtAGTGTAAACGGGTCTTAAACGTTGATTTTCCGCTTCAAAAATCACAAACATCTGAGGAGACGACTACGGTGCGTTTACCTAAACACTCCATTGCCCCCTACCCTCCCCCTTCAATTGTCGTTGTCATATGTGAAGTTTGGCGCGTTTGTGGATTTTATATTACGCGAACTTGGCTTCAAAAGGAAACaacaaagccaaaagaaaaaaggaaaatgtaaGGCACGAAAGAGAATATGTGAAATGaaagacaacagcaacaacgacaacaacaacaacaacaacatgaacaTGGCACCCAACACTTGTTCTTGTCGTCCaaagggtttttttgtttcgaatGGAAGGAGTACTGAAGATTGGTGGACGAACAGACAAATGGATGGACGGTTGATGGGTATATGTTGGTTAGAACACTGTGAAGATGACACGCCaaggcaacggcaacggcaaagGAGCCCAACCTCACGCATATGACAATGTATACGCGTATTACTGTTAAATGGGGGCGGGTGGGCAATGGCCACCAAGTCGCATGTAAGCAATTTTCCAAAGTACTTAGTCAGCATATTTTACCCCATTCTGGCCATACCATCCAGCTAGCTGCTAGCTGGCTGGCTAGCCAGCCATCAAcccttccttccttccttccgtCAGTCCCTCACACTCTCCCACACTCTGCCATTTCCATCTTCATCTCAAAactctccatctccatctttCGGGGTGACCGTTCGCTCAGTTCGCCCACGCATGTTTCAGTTTAGATACCAAAAAGGGTAATGTTATGTCCTGTCACTGGCTACAGTCACCGATAAGCCAGGCCCAGACCCAGAGAGCACATTTTTcgttctgttttcttttttttcttccatcTTATTCTTTTCTCAGTGATACTCTTGCTTGAGTGGTTCGATTTGTTCTTCTATGTAAGAGGACCTTAAGGAGAGTTCGAGATCTAGATTCCAAAGAGAACTTCTTTATAGCTCAAAGAATTGGAATTGAAAGTACAATCTCCTATAAGGACATTCTTCTTtcaggtttttcttttttaaaggAAAGTGTGTAGTTACTTCGGTTTGACTAtgttttgaaatgttttgCAAAATATCGTTTCAcattcacaattttttttttttatttaacacATATTAAGCCGCAAAAATATTGCGTCTTCTATTTTGTTCCTTGTTTTTGTGCTCAGTGGCTAAGATTACAGTGGCCAATGGGGTATATTAACTTGGCCAAAATGTAAATAGCTTTGAGAAAAAGCCAAACTATTAGGGCCATTCCATCCCGAGATCAGAAATCTTAGTTAGAAAATCCACCAGATAATATATGAAATGGGATTAAGGATTAAAAGAAATTTCGTTTGATATAAAGTAAACGGTATCTTTTATTCGTTTAACATTTTTGCATAAGCTgtgcttagttttttttttttgtttttttttgcctgcGTTTTGGTGGTGGCCAGGGAAAACTGCGTCCCTGGTCTTGGTCTAATTCACTCGATAGCCATTCATTGGAAACTCTTGATTGATGCTCTCTCGTTGTCTGCAGTTTGTTGATAAGCGGGGGCATGACccccaccacacacacacacacacatacgaacTGAATTTTTACATCATACAGTTTTGTGGGtgactctgtgtgtgtgtgtgggtgggtgtggGTGGTTGGGGTGTGTGTGCGcgtgtttttcaatttttcattttacataTTTCACGGATTAGACGATTCGACTAGCAACGAGGGCAAATGTTGTGGCAGATATGGAAACTAgcataataaatatattcatatgacCCAGAGAATTTTCTTCCTACCCTCCcccccaccaaaaaaaaaaaaatacttattctcaCATCACTTAAGGAAAAAAGTGTTGGAAAAGGAACTTTAAGTACCAattaacattttcttttttttatttggattACGgccaaaatacatacatatatatgtatatatatataatctgAATATTATGTCATTTCCCCTCAATGTTTGtattttactttctttttcacaattttattcaaattttgttagATTTTAACAATGAATTTTGGACTGAGTAACTCTGActagattttatttatttacttatttagACTATGATTAGTAGGTAATTATAAATTACCTCTAATCTATGTGCTAGCTATAACTTCTATGGTCTTAAGCTAGttgtaaaatatgtatatacagtataattaataattatttacatTTCTTTTGTTAACTTATATTTACATGAGTTTGGGTAATATATTACAATAGGTGGTATAggtttatttctttaaagaaTTGGGAGATAGCGACGATATTGGGGTTACTTAGGGATAGGGATTCAATAGGGTTAGGGTGTaggaatttttttcttttttactttctttttcacaattttattcaaattttgttagATTTTAACAATGAATTTGGACTGAGTCACTCTGACTAgataatttcaaataataatgGAATATAGCGGATCGTGAAACGTTAACAATTTATGCcaagatgtgtgtgtgtgtgtgtgtgtgagtctgtgtgtgtgtgtgtgtgtgtccttaGAAATTATCTGGACTCTGTCGTTGTTTACGTCTAGATTCATCTAATTCTTGTAGATATTTGGCAGCTAAAGTCAATATGGATGGCTCCTCGGCGGTATCACTTTCGTTTGACAgattatgttgttgttgttgttgttgttgttgctgctgtggaGTGTTGGTtgtggtttgttttgttgttgttgttgttggttgtagTGTTGATTGAGTTGATCTGGTTACGCGTTTCGCTGTAGGCTGCGACGATTTGGCCACTGCTTTGTCTAACATTTTACGCAATTTCGTCTTGGGCTTGTCCGCCAGGACTGTCATGGTAGCAGCTCCGCTCTTTGCCCTTCGTTTCTTATGGCGACGCATTCCGTGAACAGAGTTGGTTGAACGCGTATCCCGGAGTTGTTTATCATCGTGACATTGATGATCGGGGGCCGGATAAGGATCGGGATTATCACCGGATGGCCGATTGGGGATCTGGTTGGTTGGCTGACGGGCCAACAGCTCCACGATCTTGTCCTCGATTAGTTTGTTCAGATTGAGAGATTTCAGTTTTTGCTCCAACATTTCATTGACTGTTGCAGTTATCGCCGTATAGATTTCGTTCATTTGGGCCGATTTGACTTGGGCGGTTGACTCGGATTGATCGCGCGGACGCAGCTTCTCCAGGGCATCCTCGGTGATGAGAGCGAATCGCAGCTTGGCCAGATTCGAcatcgttttttgttttcggtttCGTTTGCTGGGGaaactaaaatttaaataaagtgattttgtgtttttcctttattatttattttttgttgctgttgtgtatgtgtgtctacATCCCCGAAAGGCTCtgaattgaataaaaaaattttgtccGTTTGTCAAGTTGACGAGCGAGCAAAGGATTTTTCAAAGCCAACTTGCTAACTTGTCATTCTCTCAATTCTCTCGATTGTTTGAGGTGACATGTGACATTCCCTTCCCTAGCTGGCCATGTCCGGTCTCCGGAGCACAACAAAAGCTCAATTAGTGACTTGGAGTGACAGACTCTTCAACTTGGAGGAACTTCTCTCGCGGTGACATTTCGGCTTATTGTTCCCAATGGTTCGCGATCTTTTGCTCGCACGCTCGCTTCaggtcgtcgtcgtcgtcgttccTTTTGTCGGATCCTTAGCATACAGGACCTCAACCTCAACTCAACCCCAAAGGCCTGCAGATGTGATAAAACTGAAcacagaacaaaaaaacaaaaccgaaaaaatgaaaaatgataATTTCCATTACCTGAATGGCATTGCGTATGCGGGATTAACTCGATTTACTCGAAAGGAAAGGGTTAAACAACCCATTTTCAATCCCAATCCCAGGTAGAGAGAACCAAATGAttgcgcaaaaaaaaaaataaaccgacggttcgtcgtcgtcgtcgtcgtcgacgttgTCGCTGCTTTTgtacaaattatatttaaaagcaaaaatttaacCCCGGATCGATGCAAATGTGAAACGTCACGAttcaagccaagccaagccaagccgaGTATATGATGGTCGTCTGCCAGCGAGAAAGGATCGCCTCGGATCCCATCTGATCGAACAATTATCACATACTTTGCCAAGGACCTTATCTTTGGCAATTCATcagcatttcctttttttggatTCTGTTTTTGTTCTCCGTTTTTGTACTTTTGCCTGTCGAAATCTTGGCCAACGATCAAGTCAAGTGGGCCTCCTAGTGGCAAAGTGTCATCAATTAGGATGTTTTTTGGATGTTGTCCTTTTTGTCAATCCCTCTTCAGGGTTGTTAGCAGGGCTTATTAGACTGGGTTTTGTTTGAGAGAGTCCCCTTAACTATCAATAAACTTATAAAAACTCATGTCTCTTAAAGGACCATCAATGATTGTTAGGAATTTGTTGtgcaattttatatacatatgtacgtttACAGTTAGACTCCAAGGTAAAGGTCCTCTAGGTCTTTGCCTTACCGTTAAAAAGGAAGGATTCAAACCTGAGGAAAGAAGTGTGTTTGAAGTTTCCCTAGTATATccttttgtttagttttagtGACTAGATGTATACTTATGCTTAGATAATAAAAATACTCTAGCaagtttttgatttaaaatgaatttactCAATTTTCATTGGAACAAAATATTggttttatagtttttttttataaatgatgaaacttttcttcaaataaatatttcttgaatATTGAATTGTAATTATTTACGTTTAATAAGAATGTTGCCAACAAGTTAAATAGTTAATGCAATTCGAATTTATATAGACACTTCGACTAGGCCTGGTAAATTTCAGTTAGTATGAACtaaaaaattttcataaatttccCCTCTTTAAGCGGTGCTAGAAATGAACGGATTAAACCTTTAATACTTTTTTGCctttagttttaaaattttctcgTATTTGTTCCtaaaaataatgaatgaatgaatcaaAGCTGAAATATTCCCAACAATCAATGtttgtaattaattttatGATAGTAATCAAGCAATAATTCGAATACAAAAGTCGTATTTTAAagttgtgttttatttttgaactaATTATGTACATAGATGTAAGTAATGTTAATTATGTAGGTTGTGATTAGTTTAGATCAAATATGTAATGTTTTTAGAtgtaatttataaatttaaatgttccTGGTCTAAAGTATTTATTTAGTTTCAGTGTCAGATCTTATatttggtttcgttttttaagggaaaattgaaaattttggaGATTGGAATCTTCTTGAATTATGAATAAATCGTTTTACCAGTTTTAGAGATAAAATATTGGTTTTGTGTAGGAACTTTCCCTCAATTTTCCACCCAGAGAATTCCTCACGGATATTTGCCTACCaatatattcaatatttcTACAAATTGCATAAAACTTTAACTTAAAATATTGACTGATTATATGGAAAACTATTAAATATAGTTTTAGATTAGGCAAATACACAATTAAAACTATTGATTAGGCGCTGGTTGATGGTTTTCGATGATTTCATAGTTTGTCTAATATTTGGTATATTTTCGTATAAATTTAACTTGATATGAACTAATATTTTTACCATTTAGTAAGGCTCCCTATTTagatttttgttattttttttcccaGTGTAATTTAAatagattcaaaaatttcGCTGGGCAAATAATTTGGACGAGATATcctaaaattcaaaatggccACTCGAGGGTTGGGAAGGTGGCAGTCaatggcaacaacagcaggcGGTGGCTATGTTTATAGTGGACAAaaacacacaccaacacacatagacacacacacacacacacagtcactcacacacacactaatacACACAAATGgcaaatacatataaaagtCAATCTGCTGAGAGGGGGTTGAATTCGCGAGGCAAGTTGCCTTCGCATTGACCCTTTTTTATATGGAATGGGCTAATGTCCATGCCACCCGCTTAAGAACTGGACGTTCGTTTTCCCTCTctcactgtctctctctctctctctcccactctctttctccctcactctctttctctctgtcacTCTCTGGCTTTGTTGTGCTGGTGATGGACGGCCCATTGAAGTGGCTGCTGGAGCTGAAGTGGATTGAAATTGTACATATTTCACCTCAGTTTGGTTTTCGGTCTCGCTCtcgctgttgctgttgccgttgctgtcACCCCCTCAGCTATACGTTGTTGGCTTGTTTTGGCCAGGGCCATATTTTTTATTGCGATTGAATCAAATCCCGCAAGAGTCCACCCCTAATGGCTAGCTGTTGAGGGAAAGCTACAggcaaaatgtatgtaacaaaCGGACACAGTTAGTTTTGGAGAAGGAGCGACCGACCAAGAGACCAAGAGACCAAGCGACCGACCCaccaaccgaccgaccgaccgaccagTTGGCCATTACCATCAACCCTATGCTATATAGAAAGGAGTCAAGCTCGGTCCAACTTGGTTACGAggcaaagcagcagcaaaggaCCATTTATACAATTACATTTATAAATGTATTCACTTCGATATCAAATAGAACTACAACTACAAGAGAGtaggagagagggagagagagagagaaaaaaggaGGGAGGAGCCTTAACCCCAccaacagaagcagcagcaacagcagacaATTGAATTCCTTGAATGGCCTTTGACAGAGTCTTAGCTATAACCCCCATTCAACCCATCCCAACCCATTCCAACCAGCCCACAATCCACAATCAATCCTTACTAAAGGCACCCGCTGAAATACCCAATTTTCCTTGtctctttttgtgtgtggctgtgtgtgtgttcggaTAACTGTATAAATTGGCCATAATCAGCTTGTATAGTAACTATTCTGGTAGGCCCAACTAAACACTTGGCTCCAATGAAAGAAATCGagaattgaatttaaaactGTCATTTCTAGTTAGTTTAAGCGAAACTTGAccctcttcttcttcatcttttatttgatttctctctctctctctcgttttaCGTTCTCATCATTTGCACACCTTTAATTTTCAGACCCCAACCCAATCTAACCCATACCCATGCCCATTGCCATTCTCTAACCCGTTTCGGGTCTGTGGGCAAATCCGAAAATTAGTTGCGTCCTTCAATAATACACGATGGACGACTGAGGACGAGGACGGACTTAAGCCCTGTGTTCAAGTGCCATCACAATGGCCAGATACGTGCGTGTATATCCTGGGTCCAAAAGCTTTATCCTTTTTGTGACTTGACGATGTTTTTATGATGCCCCGTGCTCAGGCTTGCCTTGTGCCATATTAAGACAAAaggttaaatttaaatttgaaatgttGAGAAAGATGTTCGAGGGTTGCGGGTTGCGAATCAAGAAGAGACGTGGCGATGGTGgcggtgggtgggtgggtgggtgatTGGACAACGGCGCGGGGTAACATGTTCCGAGCATCACGTTCACATGCATTGCAATCCTCCTGCCTCGTCCATCGTTCTTCATTCTCTCATTCGGTAGTCGCCTTGAAGTTTTTGCCCGGCTGAAGCATATTGTTGGCTCTGAATTGGATTGTTACGTGTAAGGTGTAGCAGATGGTATGGATTTTGGACCAaaccgtgtgtgtgtgtgtgtgtgtgtgtgtatttgtgtgtgagagtgtgttgAATTGGGGATTCACAGAGTGAGGCagagaagaaagaaagagagaaagagaatgatGCAAAGGGTTAGGCTAGCTCGTAACCCGACCATCCTAGTGGGTGGGCAAAAGAAAAGACGACCTAGAGAGACTCCAAcggggaaagagagagagagaagggaGGTAGACCTGGCAGACGGGCAGACTGGGACTTTGTCGTATGCTAATGGACATTCgagattttggttttggtatTTTAAGCAGTTCAACTCTGTTCAGTTTCTGTTTCGCCTGGGCTTCAGGGAAAAGCTGATAAGTACGTTTTATGCCCTTAGAATGCTACGTGTTTGTGTtcgtatgagtgtgtgtgggtatgggggtgtgtgtgtgtgctggcTCCATGATACTCTTTCATTTTGTGATTGTGTGATGATGGATAGTATCGGGCATCGGGAAACGGGCAACGGGCAACGGGCAGCATAGACCTCCGTCCAGTTGCAGTTGTCCTTGTGCTATTGAGCGTAAGCTCCCTGCTCTTTGGGATCCTTGCGTTCTGTGCGCTCAAGTGTGTCAGGGCAAAAGGATTCGAACGATTTAGCATTTGAAATAAGTTTGCCccatgtgtgtgcgtgtgtgtagaTGTATGTGCGGCTCTCTTACCTGATATGTGCCCATCTTCCATAGCCATTAGATTCATAAAATATGCATGTGGATAAACATAATTCCGGGGCATGGGAGTAAATACTTTTGTCAAGATTTGACCATGATtgagtgtttgttttttttgtttgtttcctTCTATTTTTCCACTTTGGGTTTTTGGGAGAAGGTTTCAAGTTTCCGAGGTTAACTGTCCATTATTTATATGGTCGATTAgtttgcatatatattttcccAAATACATACTCTCTTTTATTCACcaggtttgtttgtttgttttctgtcCTTTTTGCAGTTCTATGGGTGGGAGGAGGTTTCCTTAAGATAAAGAGTTCATCAATTAACCAAAAGGTGTCAAAAACAATTATCACACTTGAAGCAGAAAACAAATGAACGATTGAAGAAATGAGTGAAGCAATGAACAACTGAAGCAATGAATAAGTAAAGATAGAAACGATTCAGTGATCGATTTGATTGCAATTAAAAGACTGagacaatttatttatatagttAGCCAACTAATTTCATTTGTTAGATCAAGAAGTCATCAAAATTAACCGATCGAAGAGATGAAAACAGTTTCAAATCATTCCAAATATTAACATTTGGGTGCGTGTTCAGACCCCACAGTCCCCCGATCCCCCTTAGATTCATCCATGATCATCATAAATAGTTGAATCGCTGAAGAAAAGGTTTCATTTTCTTGAGTTTGGACTTAAACATATGATTATAACTTGTTATAAAAGCCTTTTGATCTActttatatacaaataaaagtaTTACAAAGTATTCAACTTgtttttggaaaagttttatgttttttaaagacagttttttgttaaaacaaacaactaaTTGTAGAAATTTCGATCTATATGATCAAACAACTATATCATAGATCCTAGCAAGCATTTACAATCGTATTTGAGTCTTTATTCGTCGTGAGAAAACGGTACTCCCATGTTTTAATCAGTTTCAAGTCATAATTGAGTCATATTAATATcgattgttttaaattttgtttctttaaattAGACAAATCACATTTCAAGCAAATGCGTGATTCATCTACGAGCCTTCTTTTAATCGTGTATAAAATGAATCATATTTTGATCAAATGATCGAAATGATTTCTGACAAAACTAGATGTGATATAGCTTAAAGAGTAATACAAATTATAGTGTATTATTATAGTTGAAAAACTGGCTGAATACTTTACTGGACTCTATTTCATTCCAATGATGCTTGATTGCtagaaataattttttcaatatataataaaaaaataaaaacgatcTTCTTGAGAAGAAATATTTAAGATTAAGTCAATTAAAAGTTCTAGATTAAAGTTTTACCTATATGAGGGAGGGATGTGGGTGGAAAGGGTGCAGGGTATGTgccaaaatttatattaaagttTGCAACTTGTGAATTGGACAATGTATTCTTTAATAGTGAattcatttccattttgtCTGCTGGACAAAAACGACACAAAAAACTCTTGCCCCGAACCGGAAGAGAAGCCGGCAATGTAGGCGTGGTCGCATAGTCATCAGTGGGTAGGGTGGGGGGAAGGGGTGCAGTGGAGAGGTATGCGGGTCGCCGCATGGACcaaggcaaaaacaaataaacatgCTGTCAACTGCCGTCTGACACCACACGTATAACtcccaaccacccacccactcaACCTATAACACATTTGCATACGTGCGGCCAATGTCccaaggcacacacacacaccgaaaGAGACCCAAATGCGGACCCGTGCCCAAACTCACACCCGGACTAGCAAACGGAGCCCATAAGCGGCCTGCGTTAGAAAGTTTTTGGAAAGAACTTTCATTAAACAatgcgacgacgacgacgacgacgaccaaCTCAACTCTGCACATTTGTGCCCGCCTTTGGCTTTGGCTGTGGCTCTGGCATCGTCACCATCTCCCATTCCCCCCCTTACTGTTCGCAAAAATGGACCCGAACCCATTCATCTCAGTTGGTGTATGAGTGCGTGATTGTTGGCTCCTTGTTTGTATGTCTGTTgtgtctgagtgtgtgtgtgtgtgtatgtgtgtgtgtgtgctgtcTGTTGTCTGTCCAAGGATAAAAAGTGGCGGAGTGAAGGAGGACAAAGTGTGATGCGGTGCCGGGAACACCGATTCTTGGTTAGTTCACACAGAAAGCGCCATTCagtctgcaaaaaaaaacacaaaaaaaagtggaagctaaaaaaaaaatgattttaatataAGCTAATGGATATCACACAAACAGAGCACAGTCgatgcaaacacacacacacagacacacatatgAGTGGCGTCTAACGCCAAACATTGCCTCCACTTTCACCCACACCACCCACACCACCCTCCCCTCCATCCCGCATTATGATATGATATTTCAAATGCTTAATAATAACACTCAAAATATCAAGAAATGACACagcactttttattttccacATATTTTGTGAATAAACATGAATACTTTCCGCATCTCTCGCATTGGCATTCATGTGTATTcgctttatttgttatttgtttttgttttttgttggacaaaaaaaaaataaataaaaagaaacgCCAACTGACAATTTCTgcacaattattttttgtggttttaggttcaaaatggaaacaaaaataataataatcaacaTTTTGCATATACGAGTAATTAAACGATAAAACAAAGCAAGGAAGGAAAGTGTGGAGAGGGGGGGATGAGAGGGTTTTATGTTTAACATTAACTGGCCAATATTTCTGGGAGATCGGGAGGACTTATCCACATCAACCAAAATAAGTAAAGACAATTGAATCAATTGATATTTTGTCAATATCAGAGAACGAAAGAGCTAAAGAGACAATCGTGAGGATTAGTTTATCCATAACCATAAGCGAGTCCTTGGCAGTGGGGCAGAGTTCTAGAGAGGTCAAGCTGGACTATCCTTCATCACTTAGAAAACGCCT contains:
- the LOC6644785 gene encoding uncharacterized protein LOC6644785, which gives rise to MSNLAKLRFALITEDALEKLRPRDQSESTAQVKSAQMNEIYTAITATVNEMLEQKLKSLNLNKLIEDKIVELLARQPTNQIPNRPSGDNPDPYPAPDHQCHDDKQLRDTRSTNSVHGMRRHKKRRAKSGAATMTVLADKPKTKLRKMLDKAVAKSSQPTAKRVTRSTQSTLQPTTTTTKQTTTNTPQQQQQQQQQQHNLSNESDTAEEPSILTLAAKYLQELDESRRKQRQSPDNF